In one Siniperca chuatsi isolate FFG_IHB_CAS linkage group LG14, ASM2008510v1, whole genome shotgun sequence genomic region, the following are encoded:
- the dhx33 gene encoding ATP-dependent RNA helicase DHX33 codes for MPHDPDPPPAKKFKPGSVFFRLDKNKPGMLLPRKGNAATPIEVQRKQLPIYQAKPQLLNQLRQLHNAILIGETGSGKTTQIPQYLYEAGIGRQGIIAITQPRRVAAVSLAGRVAEEKRTQLGKLVGYTVRFEDVTSSETKLKFMTDGMLLREAIGDPLLLRYTVVVLDEAHERTVHTDVLFGVVKTAQRRRRELNKIPLKVIVMSATMDVDLFSEYFNKSPVLYLEGRQHPIQIYYTKQAQSDYLQAALVSVFQIHQEAPPSHDILVFMTGQEEIEALARTCRDIAKHLPDGCGPMVVIPLYASLPPVQQLRVFQPAPKGCRKVILSTNIAETSVTISGIKYVIDTGMVKAKRFNPDSGLEVLAVQRVSKAQAWQRAGRAGREDSGSCYRLYTEQEFDNLIPMTVPEIQRCNLASVMLQLMALGIPDVMNFDFMSKPSPEAVRSAVEHLELLGAVERKEGQVFLTALGKKMASFPLEPRYAKTILLSPDYSCSEEILSIVSLLSVDTVLYNPPARREDVLAVRKKFSSSEGDHMTLLNIYRAFKKVSGNKEWCRENFVNSRNMGLVKEVQAQLKDICLKLNLKLESCGADTGNVRRCLAHGMFVNAAELQPDGSYLALDTHQPVTIHPSSVLFQAKPAYVVFNELLHTSRCYMRDLCLVDADWLLDAAPEYFGRKLRPTKS; via the exons ATGCCCCACGACCCCGACCCTCCTCCGGCTAAAAAATTCAAGCCGGGGTCTGTTTTTTTCCGTCTCGATAAGAATAAACCTGGAATGCTGCTGCCTAGAAAGGGAAATGCAGCCACTCCAATAGAAGTCCAGAGGAAACAGCTTCCAATCTACCAGGCGAAACCTCAGCTACTGAACCAGCTGAGACAGCTTCACAATGCTATTCTCATAG GGGAGACCGGCTCTGGGAAGACTACTCAGATCCCTCAGTATCTGTATGAGGCCGGCATCGGACGACAGGGCATCATTGCCATCACTCAGCCCCGTCGAGTTGCTGCAGTCTCTCTGGCAGGAAGGGtggcagaggagaagaggacTCAGCTCGGCAAGCTG GTCGGTTACACAGTGCGCTTTGAGGATGTCACCTCCTCTGAGACAAAGTTGAAGTTCATGACAGATGGCATGCTTCTGCGTGAGGCCATCGGAGACCCCTTACTGCTGCGCTATACTGTGGTGGTCCTGGATGAAGCCCATGAGCGCACCGTGCACACTGATGTGCTGTTCGGCGTGGTTAAGACTGCTCAACGCAGGCGCAGAGAACTTAATAAGATTCCCCTGAAG GTCATAGTGATGTCAGCCACAATGGATGTGGATTTGTTCTCTGAGTACTTCAACAAGTCGCCTGTGCTCTACCTGGAAGGCAGGCAGCATCCCATTCAGATCTACTACACCAAGCAGGCCCAGTCAGACTATCTGCAGGCTGCTCTCGTCTCTGTCTTCCAGATCCATCAG GAGGCTCCTCCGTCCCACGATATCTTAGTCTTCATGACGGGTCAGGAGGAGATCGAGGCTCTGGCGAGGACATGTCGGGACATCGCCAAGCATCTGCCTGATGGCTGTGGTCCCATGGTAGTTATCCCTTTGTACGCGTCGCTGCCCCCAGTACAGCAGCTCAGGGTCTTCCAGCCAGCTCCCAAG GGATGTAGGAAGGTCATCCTCTCAACCAACATTGCCGAGACGTCAGTCACAATCTCTGGGATCAAATACGTCATAGACACAGGGATGGTGAAGGCCAAACGTTTCAATCCTG ACAGTGGGCTGGAGGTGCTGGCAGTGCAGCGGGTTTCTAAAGCCCAGGCGTGGCAGCGAGCGGGCCGGGCTGGCCGGGAGGACTCAGGCTCCTGCTATCGTCTCTATACTGAGCAGGAATTTGACAACCTCATCCCTATGACTGTGCCTGAGATCCAGAG gtgCAATTTAGCCAGCGTGATGCTGCAGCTCATGGCTCTAGGGATTCcagatgtgatgaattttgatTTCAtgtccaagccttctccag AGGCCGTTCGATCTGCTGTGGAGCATTTAGAGCTGCTGGGAGCTgtagagaggaaggaggggcaGGTTTTCCTCACTGCTCTGGGAAAGAAGATGGCAAGCTTCCCTCTGGAGCCTAGATATgccaag ACCATCCTGTTGTCTCCCGACTACTCCTGTTCTGAGGAGATTTTGAGCATAGTATCTCTGCTATCAGTGGACACTGTACTGTATAACCCTCCTGCCCGGCGGGAAGATGTGCTTGCTGTGCGCAAGAAGTTCAGCTCCAGCGAAGGAGACCACATGACACTGCTCAACATTTACAGAGCGTTCAAGAAAGTCAGTGGTAATAAG GAGTGGTGTCGGGAGAACTTTGTCAACAGCAGGAACATGGGTCTGGTGAAAGAGGTCCAGGCACAACTCAAAGATATCTGCCTTAAG CTGAATTTGAAGCTGGAGTCATGTGGAGCGGACACAGGGAACGTTCGCCGCTGCCTCGCCCACGGGATGTTCGTCAACGCTGCGGAGCTACAACCTGATGGCAGCTATTTAGCTCTGGACACCCACCAGCCTGTGACCATCCACCCCTCCTCCGTCCTTTTCCAGGCCAAGCCAGCATACGTGGTCTTCAATGAGCTGCTGCACACCTCCCGCTGCTACATGAGAGACCTGTGTTTGGTGGATGCCGACTGGCTGCTGGATGCAGCACCAGAGTACTTTGGCCGCAAACTCCGACCCACCAAGAGCTAA